A part of Biomphalaria glabrata chromosome 3, xgBioGlab47.1, whole genome shotgun sequence genomic DNA contains:
- the LOC129925055 gene encoding uncharacterized protein LOC129925055 has product MPLPNPVSSKYMPLPNPVSSKYMSLLNPVSSKYMPLPNPVSSKYMPLPNPVSSKYMSLLNPVSSKYMPLPNPVFSKYMSLPNPVSSKYMPLPNPVSSKYMPLPNPVSSKYMSLPNPVSSKYMPLPNPVSSKYMPLPNPVSSKYMSLLNPVSSKYMSLLNPVSSKYMPLPNPVSSNYMPLPNPVSSKYMPLPNPVSSKYMPLPNPVSSKYMPLPNPVSSKYMSLPNPVFSKYMSLPNPVSSKYMPLPNPVSSKYMPLPNPVSSKYMPLPNPVSSKYMPLPNPVSSKYMPLPNPVSSKYMSLPNPVSSKYMSLPNPVSTKYMSLPNHVSTK; this is encoded by the coding sequence ATGCCATTACCCAACCCTGTATCTTCTAAGTATATGCCATTACCCAACCCTGTATCTTCTAAGTATATGTCATTACTCAACCCTGTATCTTCTAAGTATATGCCATTACCCAACCCTGTATCTTCTAAGTATATGCCATTACCCAACCCTGTATCTTCTAAGTATATGTCATTACTCAACCCTGTATCTTCTAAGTATATGCCATTACCCAACCCTGTATTTTCTAAGTATATGTCATTACCCAACCCTGTATCTTCTAAGTATATGCCATTACCCAACCCTGTATCTTCTAAGTATATGCCATTACCCAACCCTGTATCTTCTAAGTATATGTCATTACCCAACCCTGTATCTTCTAAGTATATGCCATTACCCAACCCTGTATCTTCTAAGTATATGCCATTACCCAACCCTGTATCTTCTAAGTATATGTCATTACTCAACCCTGTATCTTCTAAGTATATGTCATTACTCAACCCTGTATCTTCTAAGTATATGCCATTACCCAACCCTGTATCTTCTAATTATATGCCATTACCCAACCCTGTATCTTCTAAGTATATGCCATTACCCAACCCTGTATCTTCTAAGTATATGCCATTACCCAACCCTGTATCTTCTAAGTATATGCCATTACCCAACCCTGTATCTTCTAAGTATATGTCATTACCCAACCCTGTATTTTCTAAGTATATGTCATTACCCAACCCTGTATCTTCTAAGTATATGCCATTACCCAACCCTGTATCTTCTAAGTATATGCCATTACCCAACCCTGTATCTTCTAAGTATATGCCATTACCCAACCCTGTATCTTCTAAGTATATGCCATTACCCAACCCTGTATCTTCTAAGTATATGCCATTACCCAACCCTGTATCTTCTAAGTATATGTCATTACCCAACCCTGTATCTTCTAAGTATATGTCATTACCCAACCCTGTATCTACTAAGTATATGTCATTACCCAACCATGTATCTACTAAGTGA